In Siniperca chuatsi isolate FFG_IHB_CAS linkage group LG16, ASM2008510v1, whole genome shotgun sequence, the following proteins share a genomic window:
- the hddc2 gene encoding HD domain-containing protein 2 isoform X2: MAATMETAAGMSNMLQFMKFIGQLKRVPRTGWVYKNVKKPESVSDHMYRMAMMSLTITDPTVDKDRCMKLALVHDMAECIVGDITPSDNISKAEKHRREEEAMRHLTGLLPEGLRREVYGLWEEYETQSSPEARLVKEFDLLEMILQAHEYEELEGTPGRLQEFFDSANARFHHPDVLRLVSSLNEERGRHMAKTDETKNSGNSASSQPRTTTHTSF, encoded by the exons ATGGCGGCCACCATGGAGACAGCAGCCGGAATGAGCAATATGCTGCAATTTATGAAATTTATCGGACAGCTCAAA AGGGTCCCGCGGACCGGCTGGGTGTACAAGAACGTGAAGAAACCAGAGAGTGTATCAGACCACATGTACCGCATGGCCATGATGTCTCTGACCATCACTGACCCCACAGTGGACAAGGACAG ATGTATGAAGCTGGCTCTGGTTCACGACATGGCAGAGTGCATTGTGGGAGATATTACTCCATCAGACAACATCAGTaaagcagagaaacacaggCGAGAAGAG GAAGCGATGAGACATCTAACAGGTCTTCTGCCGGAGGGACTCAGACGGGAGGTTTATGGACTGTGGGAG GAATATGAGACCCAGAGCAGTCCGGAGGCCAGGTTGGTGAAAGAGTTTGACCTCCTGGAGATGATCCTGCAGGCTCATGAGTACGAGGAGCTGGAGGGAACGCCGGGGAGACTGCAGGAGTTCTTTGACTCCGCCAACG CTCGTTTCCACCACCCAGACGTGCTCCGGCTCGTCAGCTCTTTGAACGAGGAGAGAGGACGCCACATGGCTAAAACGGATGAAACAAAGAATTCTGGGAACTCAGCATCTTCGCAGCCACGTACGACTACACACACCTCCTTCTGA
- the cenpw gene encoding centromere protein W: MLNKAPKLKHTVKTKMKSNINVRPASEAMIELLTLLFLSSLAEEAKAKAFEEKSAMIRAQHVKAVSKKLLKKARG, from the exons atgctgAACAAGGCGCCCAAATTGAAACACACAGTTAAAACGAAGATGAAGAGTAACATAAATGTGAGACCAGCGTCAGAAGCAATG ATTGAACTCCTAACACTGCTGTTTTTGAGCAGCCTGGCCGAGGAGGCGAAGGCCAAAGCTTTTGAGGAAAAATCTGCAATGATCAGAGCTCAACATGTCAAAGCTGTCTCCAAG AAATTGCTGAAAAAGGCAAGGGGATGA
- the hddc2 gene encoding HD domain-containing protein 2 isoform X1, with the protein MAATMETAAGMSNMLQFMKFIGQLKRVPRTGWVYKNVKKPESVSDHMYRMAMMSLTITDPTVDKDRCMKLALVHDMAECIVGDITPSDNISKAEKHRREEEAMRHLTGLLPEGLRREVYGLWEEYETQSSPEARLVKEFDLLEMILQAHEYEELEGTPGRLQEFFDSANASRLDLHCSLSARFHHPDVLRLVSSLNEERGRHMAKTDETKNSGNSASSQPRTTTHTSF; encoded by the exons ATGGCGGCCACCATGGAGACAGCAGCCGGAATGAGCAATATGCTGCAATTTATGAAATTTATCGGACAGCTCAAA AGGGTCCCGCGGACCGGCTGGGTGTACAAGAACGTGAAGAAACCAGAGAGTGTATCAGACCACATGTACCGCATGGCCATGATGTCTCTGACCATCACTGACCCCACAGTGGACAAGGACAG ATGTATGAAGCTGGCTCTGGTTCACGACATGGCAGAGTGCATTGTGGGAGATATTACTCCATCAGACAACATCAGTaaagcagagaaacacaggCGAGAAGAG GAAGCGATGAGACATCTAACAGGTCTTCTGCCGGAGGGACTCAGACGGGAGGTTTATGGACTGTGGGAG GAATATGAGACCCAGAGCAGTCCGGAGGCCAGGTTGGTGAAAGAGTTTGACCTCCTGGAGATGATCCTGCAGGCTCATGAGTACGAGGAGCTGGAGGGAACGCCGGGGAGACTGCAGGAGTTCTTTGACTCCGCCAACG CAAGTCGCCTTGACTTGCATTGTTCTCTCTCAGCTCGTTTCCACCACCCAGACGTGCTCCGGCTCGTCAGCTCTTTGAACGAGGAGAGAGGACGCCACATGGCTAAAACGGATGAAACAAAGAATTCTGGGAACTCAGCATCTTCGCAGCCACGTACGACTACACACACCTCCTTCTGA